In a single window of the Terrirubrum flagellatum genome:
- a CDS encoding argininosuccinate synthase has protein sequence MSAAVKKVVLAYSGGLDTSIILKWLQTTYRCEVVTFTADLGQGEELEPARKKAQLLGIKDENIFIEDLREEFVREYVFPMFRANALYEGLYLLGTSIARPLIAKKQIEIAEKVGADAVCHGATGKGNDQVRFELSYYALKPDIRVIAPWREWDLRSREQLIKFAEENQIPIAKDKRGEAPFSIDANLLHCSSEGKVLEDPSVEVPDYVYSRTVDPEQAPDKPTVISIDFEKGDAVAIDGEKMSPATLLTKLNELGRANGIGRLDLVENRYVGMKSRGMYETPGGTILYFAHRGMESITLDRGAAHLKDEIMPKYAELIYNGFWFSPEREMLQALIDKSQEYVTGRVRVKLYKGSAWVIGRESPYSLYDQDLVTFEEGQVAYDHRDAAGFIKLNALRLKTYGARKRKIGR, from the coding sequence ATGTCTGCTGCCGTAAAGAAAGTTGTGCTCGCCTATTCAGGCGGTCTCGACACCTCGATCATCCTGAAATGGCTGCAGACCACCTATCGTTGCGAAGTCGTCACTTTTACGGCCGATCTGGGACAGGGCGAGGAGCTGGAGCCGGCGCGCAAGAAAGCGCAGCTCCTCGGCATCAAGGACGAGAACATTTTTATCGAGGACCTGCGCGAAGAATTCGTGCGCGAATATGTCTTCCCGATGTTCCGCGCCAATGCGCTCTATGAGGGGCTTTATCTTCTCGGCACGTCGATCGCGCGTCCGCTGATCGCCAAGAAGCAGATCGAGATCGCCGAAAAGGTCGGCGCCGACGCCGTCTGTCATGGCGCGACCGGCAAGGGCAACGACCAGGTACGCTTTGAGCTGAGCTATTACGCGCTGAAGCCCGATATCCGCGTCATCGCGCCTTGGCGCGAATGGGATCTACGCTCGCGCGAGCAGCTCATCAAGTTCGCTGAAGAGAACCAGATTCCGATTGCGAAGGACAAGCGCGGCGAAGCGCCGTTCTCGATCGACGCTAACCTTTTGCATTGCTCATCGGAAGGAAAGGTGCTCGAGGACCCATCGGTCGAAGTGCCTGACTACGTATATTCACGTACCGTCGATCCCGAGCAGGCGCCGGACAAGCCGACAGTCATCTCGATCGATTTCGAGAAGGGCGACGCGGTCGCCATCGACGGCGAGAAGATGTCTCCGGCGACGCTGCTGACGAAGCTCAACGAACTCGGCCGCGCGAATGGCATTGGCCGGCTCGATCTTGTCGAGAACCGCTATGTCGGCATGAAGTCGCGCGGCATGTACGAAACGCCCGGCGGCACGATCCTCTACTTCGCCCATCGCGGCATGGAGTCGATCACGCTTGACCGCGGCGCGGCGCATCTCAAGGACGAGATCATGCCGAAATACGCCGAGCTGATCTATAACGGCTTCTGGTTCTCGCCCGAGCGCGAGATGTTGCAGGCGCTGATCGACAAGAGCCAGGAATATGTCACTGGCCGCGTGCGCGTGAAGCTCTATAAGGGCTCGGCCTGGGTGATCGGCCGCGAAAGCCCCTATTCGCTGTATGATCAGGACCTCGTCACTTTCGAGGAAGGCCAGGTCGCCTACGATCATCGCGACGCCGCCGGCTTCATCAAGCTCAACGCG
- a CDS encoding GcrA family cell cycle regulator has protein sequence MSWTDERIELLKKLWTDGLSASQIASELGQVTRNAVIGKVHRLGLAGRAKAPTPTIARPARKPAPTHRISGGLGGGMSNSGGGVARAVLRGNTALKVMAAHHEDAYQVVQQELDEDVVIPMSQRVTIMELREGMCKWPMGDPSSAEFRYCGSQNNSGAGPYCAYHSRAAYQPPADRRRHDRRVMSRI, from the coding sequence ATGTCGTGGACTGACGAGCGCATTGAATTGTTGAAGAAATTATGGACGGACGGGCTAAGCGCGAGCCAGATCGCGAGTGAGCTGGGGCAGGTCACTCGCAACGCCGTCATCGGCAAGGTGCATCGTCTCGGCCTCGCAGGCCGCGCCAAGGCGCCGACCCCGACCATCGCCCGCCCGGCGCGCAAGCCGGCGCCGACCCATCGCATTTCCGGCGGTCTTGGCGGCGGAATGAGCAATTCAGGCGGCGGCGTAGCCCGCGCCGTGCTGCGCGGCAACACCGCGCTGAAAGTCATGGCCGCCCACCACGAAGACGCCTATCAGGTCGTCCAGCAGGAACTCGACGAGGATGTCGTGATCCCGATGTCGCAGCGGGTTACGATCATGGAATTGCGCGAAGGCATGTGCAAATGGCCGATGGGCGATCCGTCCAGCGCCGAATTTCGCTACTGCGGATCGCAGAACAATTCCGGAGCGGGACCCTATTGCGCGTATCACTCGCGCGCCGCCTATCAGCCGCCGGCGGATCGCCGCCGCCATGACCGGCGGGTGATGAGCCGCATCTGA